The DNA window TAAAAATCGCGTGTTTGACGGGGCGGCAGCTCTGCCGTCCGCACCGACGGTAATGCGGGCGATTGCGCAAAAGCCGGATATTGTGATACAATCCGCCCTATGAGCAAAAACGAAATGCAGATGATCCGTTCGCTGAAGAACAAGAAAGAAAGAAATGAACACGGCCTCTTTGTCGTGGAAGGCCTCAAGGCGGTGAAAGAGCTCCTCGCCTCGCGCGTCAAAACCCGCTCTGTTTACGCTGTGAGGAAATTTGACGATATAAAAACGCCCGTAAACATAGTCAGCGACGGGGAATTCGCGAAAATG is part of the Candidatus Omnitrophota bacterium genome and encodes:
- a CDS encoding RNA methyltransferase codes for the protein MSKNEMQMIRSLKNKKERNEHGLFVVEGLKAVKELLASRVKTRSVYAVRKFDDIKTPVNIVSDGEFAKM